One segment of Daphnia magna isolate NIES linkage group LG2, ASM2063170v1.1, whole genome shotgun sequence DNA contains the following:
- the LOC116917071 gene encoding uncharacterized protein LOC116917071 isoform X1 encodes MELQSELIRPSRNKHRSNAVTAMRVIDRREAVTELEQKLAKSKKQLLREEVTSFEKRTAIAEKREQLEYEELQSLQLFQTNLKIRESVLSALENDEEECRKLSEEQHLHLLQMQQLEGDLTQLMTKLEFLQNYQNTISDVEGFDRVVSKFQELNQTWQNTVTDYHEILTSATKSTFRKGHPMEAVMRTLVGTNAADSQRVTHSRESTDSNKTARNAQWQTCTMVESFKQHGHTYLAIVNLAAHLSFHPIARTLTNVGGSNLRAVKPTKTLFGKKDELERVPSIEQINLPVQSNKERWRALAAAAMGDGRGQTRGETDASVSSDIGRATDSMSIEIENKLLASAEVCSVSPICPKQSIINQIAVSKLNFIEQILYDLTLIKDEIEFHTDPLFYNEPGHSFA; translated from the exons ATGGAACTTCAAAGTGAACTAAT CCGACCTTCTCGGAATAAACACCGTTCGAATGCCGTCACTGCTATGCGCGTAATT GATCGACGAGAAGCGGTGACAGAGCTGGAgcaaaaattggcaaaaagtAAGAAACAGCTATTACGAGAAGAAGTGACCTCATTTGAAAAACGAACAGCAATAGCAGAAAAGAGAGAACAACTTGAGTACGAAGAGCTACAAAGCTTGCAGCTTTTTCAG ACAAACTTGAAAATTCGTGAATCTGTTTTATCGGCTCTGGAAAATGACGAAGAAGAATGTCGAAAACTGAGCGAGGAGCAACACCTTCACCTACTCCAG ATGCAGCAGCTTGAAGGCGACCTAACCCAGTTAATGACCAAGCTGGAGTTCTTGCAAAACTACCAG AACACTATATCGGACGTGGAAGGCTTTGACAGAGTGGTCAGTAAATTTCAAGAGTTAAACCAAACATGGCAAAACACGGTTACTGACTACCATGAAATATTAACCAGCGCAACCAAATCAACGTTTAGAAAGGGACATCCAATg gAGGCTGTGATGCGGACCCTAGTTGGAACGAATGCTGCCGACAGTCAACGAGTTACGCATTCACGCGAATCAACGGATAGCAACAAGACGGCACGCAATGCACAGTGGCAGACTTGTACGATGGTAGAATCGTTCAAACAACACGGCCATACTTACTTGGCAATTGTAAACTTAGCAGCGCACTTGTCGTTTCACCCAATAGCGAGAACTCTTACGAACGTAGGTGGTTCTAATCTACGGGCTGTTAAACCTACCAAAACTCTTTTCGGAAAAAAAGACGAGTTGGAGCGAGTTCCTAGCATCGAACAGATCAATCTACCAGTACAGAGCAACAAAGAAAGATGGAGAGCATTGGCTGCGGCAGCCATGGGCGATGGTAGAGGGCAAACTCGGGGTGAAACGGATGCTTCTGTTTCATCCGACATAGGTCGAGCTACTGACTCGATGAGCATTGAAATAGAGAACAAACTACTGGCAAGTGCTGAAGTTTGCAGCGTTTCGCCCATTTGCCCGAAACAATCCATCATCAATCAAATTGCTGTTAGCAAACTCAATTTCATAGAACAAATTTTATACGACTTGACATTGATCAAAGACGAGATCGAATTTCACAC
- the LOC116917071 gene encoding uncharacterized protein LOC116917071 isoform X2: MRVIDRREAVTELEQKLAKSKKQLLREEVTSFEKRTAIAEKREQLEYEELQSLQLFQTNLKIRESVLSALENDEEECRKLSEEQHLHLLQMQQLEGDLTQLMTKLEFLQNYQNTISDVEGFDRVVSKFQELNQTWQNTVTDYHEILTSATKSTFRKGHPMEAVMRTLVGTNAADSQRVTHSRESTDSNKTARNAQWQTCTMVESFKQHGHTYLAIVNLAAHLSFHPIARTLTNVGGSNLRAVKPTKTLFGKKDELERVPSIEQINLPVQSNKERWRALAAAAMGDGRGQTRGETDASVSSDIGRATDSMSIEIENKLLASAEVCSVSPICPKQSIINQIAVSKLNFIEQILYDLTLIKDEIEFHTDPLFYNEPGHSFA, translated from the exons ATGCGCGTAATT GATCGACGAGAAGCGGTGACAGAGCTGGAgcaaaaattggcaaaaagtAAGAAACAGCTATTACGAGAAGAAGTGACCTCATTTGAAAAACGAACAGCAATAGCAGAAAAGAGAGAACAACTTGAGTACGAAGAGCTACAAAGCTTGCAGCTTTTTCAG ACAAACTTGAAAATTCGTGAATCTGTTTTATCGGCTCTGGAAAATGACGAAGAAGAATGTCGAAAACTGAGCGAGGAGCAACACCTTCACCTACTCCAG ATGCAGCAGCTTGAAGGCGACCTAACCCAGTTAATGACCAAGCTGGAGTTCTTGCAAAACTACCAG AACACTATATCGGACGTGGAAGGCTTTGACAGAGTGGTCAGTAAATTTCAAGAGTTAAACCAAACATGGCAAAACACGGTTACTGACTACCATGAAATATTAACCAGCGCAACCAAATCAACGTTTAGAAAGGGACATCCAATg gAGGCTGTGATGCGGACCCTAGTTGGAACGAATGCTGCCGACAGTCAACGAGTTACGCATTCACGCGAATCAACGGATAGCAACAAGACGGCACGCAATGCACAGTGGCAGACTTGTACGATGGTAGAATCGTTCAAACAACACGGCCATACTTACTTGGCAATTGTAAACTTAGCAGCGCACTTGTCGTTTCACCCAATAGCGAGAACTCTTACGAACGTAGGTGGTTCTAATCTACGGGCTGTTAAACCTACCAAAACTCTTTTCGGAAAAAAAGACGAGTTGGAGCGAGTTCCTAGCATCGAACAGATCAATCTACCAGTACAGAGCAACAAAGAAAGATGGAGAGCATTGGCTGCGGCAGCCATGGGCGATGGTAGAGGGCAAACTCGGGGTGAAACGGATGCTTCTGTTTCATCCGACATAGGTCGAGCTACTGACTCGATGAGCATTGAAATAGAGAACAAACTACTGGCAAGTGCTGAAGTTTGCAGCGTTTCGCCCATTTGCCCGAAACAATCCATCATCAATCAAATTGCTGTTAGCAAACTCAATTTCATAGAACAAATTTTATACGACTTGACATTGATCAAAGACGAGATCGAATTTCACAC